The Pseudophaeobacter arcticus DSM 23566 genome includes a region encoding these proteins:
- the pcaC gene encoding 4-carboxymuconolactone decarboxylase: protein MSNDRYNQGMVTRRAVLGDAHVDRAEEAKTDMDEAFQTLITEGAWGTVWSSDAIAPRERSMLTLALLAALGNFDEIPMHIRATARTGASKSDVLEAFQHVAIYAGVPRANHALKLAKQTYAEMEADADAAKA, encoded by the coding sequence ATGAGCAACGACAGATACAACCAGGGCATGGTGACCCGTCGCGCAGTTCTGGGAGACGCCCATGTGGACCGCGCCGAGGAAGCCAAGACCGATATGGACGAGGCCTTTCAGACCCTGATCACCGAAGGGGCCTGGGGCACGGTCTGGTCGTCGGATGCAATTGCGCCGCGTGAACGCTCGATGTTGACCCTGGCCCTGCTGGCCGCACTGGGCAACTTTGACGAGATCCCCATGCATATCCGCGCCACGGCCCGCACTGGCGCCAGCAAAAGCGATGTGTTGGAGGCCTTCCAGCATGTGGCGATCTATGCCGGCGTGCCGCGCGCCAATCATGCGCTAAAACTAGCCAAACAAACCTATGCGGAAATGGAAGCCGACGCCGACGCAGCCAAGGCCTGA